The genomic interval TCTTTCTCAGTAGAAACCCCTGCTTTTATTACTTCTTCTGGCAACTCATCCAATACAGTCGCTACCCTATTTTGAACATTCACTGCTGCCAAATCTGGGTCTGTTCCCACTTCGAAATAAATTTGGATAATACTGGTTCCATCATTTCCAGAAACGGAACTCATATAAGTCATTCCAGGAACACCATTAATCGCTCTTTCAAGTGGCGTGACAACGGCTTTGGAACAAACTTCGGCATTTGCGCCGGTATAACGCGTAGTTACTGAAACCGCAGGAGGAGCAATATCAGGATATTGTGTAACGGGAAGTGACGTCATCGCCAGCAATCCCAACAACACTATGAAAATAGAAATCACCAATGAGAGCACTGGTCTTTCAATCATTTTTTTGATCATCGTATTTTTTTTAGTTGGATTTAATTGACTGTTGACAACTCACGAATAATTCGTTTCAATGGAATTTTTTCAAGCTTCACTTTCATTCCATCACTAACAGACTGAATTCCTTCGTAAATAATGACATCATTTTTATGCAATCCTTTTGAGATAATATAAAAGTGTGGAATTCGTGCTTTGATTTCAACACGACGTGTTTTGACATGACCTTGTCTATCCAATAAATAAACAAACACTTTATCTTGAATTTCAAAGGTGGCCTTTTGAGGAATAATCAATGCTTGTCGGAATTCTTGCTGCATTCTTATTTTACCACTAGCACCATGCTTAAGAATCTTTCCCTTATTGCTAAATCGGGCACGAATAGCTAAGTTTCCAGTCTGAGGGTCAATTTGTCCATTGACCATTTCAATCAACCCATCACTTTTATGCAGTTCTCCATTCGCCATCACCAGTTGCACTTGTCGATCAAGTTCATTTCCTCGGGCAATTTTTGACATGAAATCCAAATACTCTTTTTCAGAGACATTGAAATAGGCGAAAATTTCGTCATTTTGTGACAAATCGGTCAGTAGTGTTCCGTCTTCAATCAAGGAACCTATTTTATGCGGTAATCTAGAAATTGTTCCATTAAACGGAGCCCGAATCTCGGCATAGGAGAGCATTTGAATGCCATGTGCTTCTTCGGCAAGCATTTCCTCGACCTTCGCTTTAGCAATCTGTAATTTGTTTTTCGCAAACTCATACTCAATGTGCGAAATTACATTTTTGTCTAAGAGCATTTTGGTATTCGTCAGTTCCAATTCTGCATTTTTTGCTTCGGCACGTGCCATTTTCAATAAGGCTCTATCTTTTGCCAAAGCTTCGCTATACTCGCGGTTATTGATACTAAAAAGGAGTTGTCCTTGAGTCACGTAAGAACCTTCATCTACATGAACCTTTTCAAGATATCCCGCAGCTTTTGCGCGAATTTCAATGTTTCTAACAGCTGAAATATCAGCCACATATTCAATAAAGGTATTTGTATCGATATGAATGGGGGAAGTTACGGGATACGTTTCTGTAACTTGTTTATTTGCTTTTTGATCTGCGCATGACGCAAGCAGAAGCAGTACTCCAAAAAGGAATACACCGGAATAATTCATCTTGTAAAATATTATGTAATTCTAATTCGTATTTATAAAAAGTTCTAAATCAACTTTTTAACCGTGGAGGTGGAATTAAAATATCGAGATGAATAGGGTTAACATTTTGATTATCAACTAATTTTTGTTTGGTCTTATCAGTTGTAAGAATGGAACAAAAATCAACATGAACTACTTTCAGGACTAAATCATCTAAGAAATCCATTTCAAAATCGGACGATAAATCGCTCTCTGTTTCGTAGCAAACTTCGATTGTATCAGACTCGAATACCTTGTCTAATTGAAAGTTAAGATTCAACATATAAGTAAAAGACAGCAGAATAACAGCCAAACAGGAAACAATCCTAAAACTCAAAAGCGAAGAATTTTTGTTATTCATGAGCCAAAGTTACTCAAAAACCCATCACAGCTCTTCCCAAAAAGTAGTATTTGGGGTTCTATTTCACAAAAAATGCAAAAGACGAAGATTCTTCTATTTTCTTTAGATTAATCTAAAATCTTCTTCCAAAATAGCATAGAAATAATTATCCTTCCACTCTCCGCGAATTGGCAGTTTTTTTCTTTTTCGTCCTTCTCTGATCATACCAACTTTTTCAAGAACTCGAATTGACCCAATATTCTCAATGGCGCAACCTGATTCAACACGATGGAGATTCAATTCTGAAAAGCAAAATTCTAAAATCCTAGTTACTGCTTCTGTCGCATATCCATTACCCCAAAAGTCCTTGTGGAGTTTGTACCAAACTTCAGCAGTTCTGTAATTGGATATTACGGTATTTTTCAAACCAATCAAACCAACGAAATCAGTATCACATTCAATTTTAAAGGTATACCTATCTGGAGATTCTTGTTTTTGAATATTCAACCAATCTGTCACTATTTTCTCGGTGACTTCCCTATTTTCAGGAATTCCCATCGTATTAAATTCATCCGTTTCTGGCAAAGAATGAAGGGTGTGAATTTTATCAATATCGGCTAAATTTAACTCTAAAAGCACTAATCTATTTGTTTTCAGTATCAGTTCGTTCATGGTTGTTTCGTTAATTCATCAAATTTAGCTCTGTACTCTGCTAATTCAAGTTCTTCGTATAGAATGATCCGTGATTCTTTTAAATATTTTTCGGCGGCATCCCAGTCTCTGATTTGTAGATTATCGACCAAATTTCGAGGCAAAAAGAAGTCATTATTGGATAAACTGGAGATTTCTTTCCATTCGGTATATCCTCTATGTTCAGGCCACCATTTATAATCAGGTTCGTAATTATCTACCAATCTTAAATCGTGATTGGTATGATCAATAGAAAAGGTTTCTATCACAGGCAATAAACGATGAATCCAATGATTATTCTCATTCAATGGTTCTACTTGTACCAATCCATTCTGAATGTCCAATAAACGAATTGAAGCCCCATCGATTCCCAAGGGAGATAAATCACAAACATGAGGAACCAATTTAAACTTATGTATATCTATAAATTCCTTACAGGTTGAACAGACTAAACGATATTCACGAGCCATTTTTTTTGTATTTATTCCTGAATTTGATTTCTAACTGAAACTACTTTCATTTCTAACATTACTAATCCCGCAATTACCCCGATTTCCACTAAAAAATAGATCATTCCTAAAGTGGTGATTTTTTCAAAAAAGTAAAAAACAAAAAAGGCAATCAAACAGCAATATAAACTATTTGAAACTAGAATGATTTTCAAAAAAAAACGCCAATTATTCTTCGCGAAAAAGGAACAACACAAAGAATAAACAGCCATCGTAAGTGCCAAAAGTAAACCAACCTCCAAAATAAAGTGTGGCATTCCAAAGACACTTTGAAACGGAATCAGAATTCCAGCAATCAGTAAAGCAGTTAAGCAAGCTCCTAAACCATCGATTAGAAAGAGTGCTTTCGGATTTGAATGTAATTTGTGAACTAATTGCTGCATACCTATCTATTCGATTTCATGGCTTTTACAACCTTCAAGCTCTCGTCTTCCATAAACTGCTTGTATTCTTCGCTCTCAGAACCAAAAAGTGCCATTTTTCCTTCTTTGTCGAAATGAACTCCCCAACCGTAACGCTTTGTGAGAGCTGAAGCTCTAAAACACGGTTGACCTTTCGAGAAAAACTGTGTTCTAGCTTCTATGTATTCGCTTTGAACCAACTCATTTCTATCTGCAAAAACCTGAAATAGCACATCATCAGAAGTATATTTGTACGGATTTTTACTGAGTAGTTCAACCTGTAAATTTGCTATTGTTTTACCATTCTCCTTTACCGGAGGAATTTCTCCATTCCCTGAAGGACAATCATCAGCTACAGCAATGAATGTATCAAAGTAATTTGTAGTGTGGATTTTCATACGAGCTAAGATAATGAATTATGTATTTATTGTCTATCGAAACAACATTTATTCTGTTCCACTGAGCGTCTTCAGCATGTTATTTATCTTTTCCATTTTCGCATGTCTATCAAAAGAATAAGTCGTTTCTGATTGTTCCAACCTCTTATAAATTTTCAAACATTTCTCAAAAAGTAAGGTTTGCTTCTGAGAATCAACTGTGTTATCTGCAAGAAGGAGAAATAAATCTGCTAATTTTTCAAAGTGCACTTCCTTGAACTGCTTTTCTTGTTCCAACAGTTGGATAAACGCTTCATTCTCAAGCAGAACAAATTCATCAGTTGTGAAGCCAAATTCAGCTTTCAAAGCTTGATCTGTTTCTTCCATTCCTTGGTTCAGTAGACCTTTATCTTTCAACCCCAATAAACCTGACAGCATTCTAGCTAACACTTGTCCGAGCTGGTCGATTTGTCTACGTAAATAATCTTCTTGTCCCATTTTCGATGATTATTTTCAATCCCTTATTTAGGGATACAAATAAGGTTCTTTATTCAATGTCATTTTGCGCATGTTCTCCAAAACTCTTATGTACTTTTGCGACATCGCATAGCATCAGTGTTTTGAATGCTCTTTCCAACGAACAATGATAGATTGTTTTAACGGTAATTTTTGTTGCCATTCACTCCTTCAATTAATTCTTTTATCCATAACCAAGTATATCAAATCCTTCTTTTCAATGCCGCATTCTCGTAAATGACAATAATCTGATTTCTGAAAAAATTGTTTTATATGTTTTCAGATTCCCATCATCAGTTTTATAACCACTAATTTAAGACCTTTTCGTTAAATCAAATTGACTTGAACTTCTTTAAAGAATTGTTAAAGACTCATCGAAGAGTACTCTCAATGGGAGATTTCCTGTATTATTGCGCACGTTATATACACTCGCAAACAATTTTATGAAACATTTATTTCTCATTCTAACATTTTCACTCGGACAGTACATAATCGCTCAGACATCTCCAGAACTCAATTCTGCAGAAATTTTGTTGGGAATGAAAAAACTAAACACTGTTGGTTCTGTATTATACGTTGCTGCACATCCAGATGATGAAAACACGCGTTTGTTGGGTTATTTGGCCAAAGAAAAAAACTTCAGAACAGGTTATTTGTCGTTGACCCGCGGTGATGGTGGACAAAACCTCATTGGAAAAGAACAAGGTGAAGCTTTGGGTTTGATTCGGACACAGGAATTACTAGCAGCGCGCAGAACTGATGGTGCAGAACAATTTTTTACACGTGCAAACGACTTTGGATTTTCTAAAAATCC from Fluviicola taffensis DSM 16823 carries:
- a CDS encoding efflux RND transporter periplasmic adaptor subunit gives rise to the protein MNYSGVFLFGVLLLLASCADQKANKQVTETYPVTSPIHIDTNTFIEYVADISAVRNIEIRAKAAGYLEKVHVDEGSYVTQGQLLFSINNREYSEALAKDRALLKMARAEAKNAELELTNTKMLLDKNVISHIEYEFAKNKLQIAKAKVEEMLAEEAHGIQMLSYAEIRAPFNGTISRLPHKIGSLIEDGTLLTDLSQNDEIFAYFNVSEKEYLDFMSKIARGNELDRQVQLVMANGELHKSDGLIEMVNGQIDPQTGNLAIRARFSNKGKILKHGASGKIRMQQEFRQALIIPQKATFEIQDKVFVYLLDRQGHVKTRRVEIKARIPHFYIISKGLHKNDVIIYEGIQSVSDGMKVKLEKIPLKRIIRELSTVN
- a CDS encoding GNAT family N-acetyltransferase, producing the protein MNELILKTNRLVLLELNLADIDKIHTLHSLPETDEFNTMGIPENREVTEKIVTDWLNIQKQESPDRYTFKIECDTDFVGLIGLKNTVISNYRTAEVWYKLHKDFWGNGYATEAVTRILEFCFSELNLHRVESGCAIENIGSIRVLEKVGMIREGRKRKKLPIRGEWKDNYFYAILEEDFRLI
- a CDS encoding DUF6157 family protein, translated to MKIHTTNYFDTFIAVADDCPSGNGEIPPVKENGKTIANLQVELLSKNPYKYTSDDVLFQVFADRNELVQSEYIEARTQFFSKGQPCFRASALTKRYGWGVHFDKEGKMALFGSESEEYKQFMEDESLKVVKAMKSNR